Proteins encoded together in one Cydia pomonella isolate Wapato2018A chromosome 10, ilCydPomo1, whole genome shotgun sequence window:
- the LOC133522257 gene encoding protein cortex-like: MDRNAFGKKTSGLQRPRIDRFVAPRESFDELRRRQHVSASKQCSNSFWHGNYMKQYASHIDKAFGLDAAAPSQPEQTWPCVPRTRTFLSSADNILDLPTYSTAAFPELIDWSNDNVLVAALGNKYYKWSWCSQSSMGKGLTLFNTACCRFDPTGERLALGTDMQRIEVHNAWSKWMTVSWCRCSTKTSQQFCLITAVDWSPTGNSIVTGCSRGMITAFDRDTRHISNRQATNIAIFLVRVSPDARYVAAVAVNSSQVLLMLWPSLVEYMVISSDWMVKSIAWHPWRSALLGIGGVTETKSWIALWDAPRATLRTTTTVSNNDYSMDTMLFSHRTGELVLSVWNSEQMGYPKASSRLVVMSGPDSVVDEWGEGRYGVDRVRAMVFSPDGTKLATATADEDLIIWNFLPPDNKTNKKTKRRRFSAIPTYIDQSSYGFSVR, translated from the exons ATGGACAGAAATGCATTTGGTAAAAAAACT AGCGGATTGCAGCGGCCTCGCATTGATCGCTTTGTGGCGCCGCGCGAGTCCTTCGATGAGCTGCGGCGGCGGCAGCACGTGTCCGCCAGTAAGCAGTGCTCTAACAGCTTCTGG CATGGCAATTACATGAAACAGTATGCGAGCCACATCGACAAAGCCTTTGGGCTAGATGCAGCCGCACCTTCGCAACCTGAGCAAACCTGGCCCTGCGTGCCGCGCACGCGCACTTTTCTATCTTCAGCGGATAATATCCTGGATCTGCCAACTTACAGTACCGCAGCTT TTCCAGAACTCATCGACTGGAGCAACGACAACGTCCTAGTGGCAGCACTTGGCAATAAATACTACAAGTGGAGCTGGTGTTCACAAAGCTCTATGGGCAAAGGCCTCACCCTTTTTAACACTGCTTGCTGTAGGTTTGATCCTACGGGGGAAAGACTAGCA CTAGGAACCGACATGCAGCGCATAGAGGTGCACAATGCGTGGAGCAAATGGATGACCGTGAGTTGGTGCCGCTGCTCCACCAAGACGTCGCAGCAATTCTGTCTGATCACCGCCGTGGACTGGAGCCCCACGGGGAACTCCATCGTCAC cgGTTGCTCCCGAGGAATGATCACCGCTTTCGACCGCGATACCAGACACATCAGCAATCGGCAAGCCACCAACATCGCCATCTTTCTTGTGCGGGTGTCTCCAGACGCGCGCTACGTGGCCGCGGTCGCTGTCAACAGTTCGCAG gTGCTGCTGATGCTGTGGCCGTCTTTGGTAGAATACATGGTTATCAGTTCTGACTGGATGGTAAAg AGTATAGCCTGGCACCCATGGCGTAGTGCTCTCCTCGGCATCGGCGGAGTCACGGAGACCAAATCCTGGATAGCGCTCTGGGATGCCCCGCGGGCCACCCTACGCACGACCACTACTGTCAGCAATAACGATTATAGCATGGACACCATGTTGTTCAGCCATCGGACTGGGGAACTAGTTCTCAGTGTTTGGAACTCAG AGCAAATGGGGTACCCAAAAGCGAGCTCTCGGCTTGTAGTGATGAGCGGACCAGACTCGGTGGTGGACGAGTGGGGGGAGGGCAGATACGGCGTCGACCGCGTTCGGGCCATGGTCTTCAGTCCTGATGGCACTAAGCTTG CAACAGCCACAGCAGACGAAGATTTAataatctggaatttcctgccTCCAGACAACAAGACCAACAAAAAGACGAAACGGAGAAGATTCTCCGCCATCCCCACTTACATCGACCAGAGCTCATACGGCTTCTCCGTTCgataa